A window of Quercus robur chromosome 12, dhQueRobu3.1, whole genome shotgun sequence genomic DNA:
ATGGCGATCATCAGTGGAGGAGCCAAGTTGAAATTGCCACCGCCAACCTCTGGAATTTCCTGCTCCGCAGCCGAGAATGGAGGAGCCGAGATGGACGTGTTGTTCATTGAGAGAGACAATGATTTTTGATTCATTGATTTTTTGCGCTTTTGAATATTAATTTGAACCCCAATTTAATGAAGAATATATACTCACACggctatttatatttatattatagaaAACCTACTTTCCTTACCTAccggctttttttttttttttttttttttttttttacaaataccGCCTATACTCTTAATTTCAAGATAATTTTTACAACTAATCCAAGTACAACTTCCTTACCcaaaatctaattaatttaatttaaattttaggacAGAAAAATAGTACAGTAATTTTTATCTTAATGACATAAGAGTTAAGACCCAACACGCCAAACACGCTGTCAATAATCACATCATTCCTTTCCGTTACATAAATGGATTAGGAAAACAGTACTGCACTGGGTCAGGGAGTGGCTATGTATATATTCTCACATCGGGACGAAATGGgtaattatcaataaaaaacaaactatatagttagtagggCCCGTTTATAAACtatatcaatttttaacaaCTCGAGCCTCTAAATCGAGCCTTTGAGGCTCAGTTTCTGCGACCTGATATGGCCAAATTCCACGTGGCGTGTCCAcgtaaaactcgagttccacatgGACATGCCACCTGGAATTTGGCCAAGTAGATCTCGAGCCTCAGAGACTCGGTTTACTTAAAGTGAAACCGAgccttaaaaactcgatttcaGTTGTGGTCTTTAATGTTCCACGTGGAAGACAAGGAAATCGAGTGTCTGATACTCGATTTCAAATAAggtattttcaaaaataacacCTCACTCACCTCACACAAATCACTCtccactctcactctcactcaccctcacactctctctcacacagaGCAGACGCACACTCTCACGCTCTCACTCACTGTCTCACCCTCTCACACACTGATCCAAGTCACTCACTTTCTCCACTCACGCTCTCACTCACCTGCTTCTCCATCTCATTGTTCTCTTAGTCAGTCTCACTCTTAGTCTCAGTCAGCCTTCGCCAAAAGCTTTGATCAAGCCACAGCAAGCTTTGAATCTACGCGGTCTctcaaaactaaagaaaaaggtGAGTTGCTTTGTACCCACCGTTcactgtttggttgccgagaaacatgcatgaaaaattaaagaaagtttgGTTTCACGAAgttgttttctattttggtttttgtattgaATTTGTAATAAAACTGTTAAACCTGCTAAAAAAGAGTGAAACTTTATTGTGTTTTGAGATTGaattggtttgtgggtttgatttttttgtttttttttgttttgtgctttGTTCTATTCGTGGGTTGAACTATTGATATGAGGGAAATTTCATACTCAAATCTTGAACTATGCATTGTTTTGCAGTGATGATGTTAGGGTTTGTTAACTGGGTCTTTGTTAAATTAAATTGTTGATGTTAGGGTTTGTTAAAGTTGATGATTTAGTGTTTAATTCGATCCATGTTACTGAAAGTTTGATGACTTTCTTCTCGCTAAATTTGATAATGTCTTAaacccctttttatttttctaattttgtgaATTCTGCATTTGTGctcctttaaattttatttacatttaaatatttcaattgggttgtcattttaaatttttttcgcatttagtaattttaaattttccataTGTTCAATGACATCCAAGAACAAAATCCACATAAAAGAGTCTAATCATGCTATAACTACAAACAATATATAATCAGTAACATAAAAATCATGAACAACACATATGAGTTCAAATATAATTCAGTAGCCTAGTAACTTCCCAAACTCAAGTtatttatcaaccaaaaaaaaaaatcaacaaatcaaGTTGTCAAGTTGACCATATGCCTGCAAATATTCTGTTAAGTGCACCACCCTTCCTGTTGTGGCTCCCTATGCAGCAAGTCtataacaaaaaatcaaattttaaaattaaaatcaaaattaaaaaagagagagagagagagagagagagagagagagagagagagagagaggaagaaagaacaATCACAAAGCTATTTGATTTGAATAGCATGTTGATAGAATGGGCCAAACCATCCATTTTAAACCAATACAATCAGCTTCTTTGCACAAAATTCCAAACGACCATCTCAAAACCATCGTTAGCAACTATACCAActaatttatgttcaaaatgtAGATTGTCAAATCATAATTATTTAGATATCACTAAAACTAACATCATACATTATTAGAAATCTCAAACAAAAACAGGAATTGAGATGCTTAAAACAGAGAACAAACCCAACTGTCCCTCCAATGAAGAATTTTTCAACCCTACATAAAACAATTTGATCTAGATGAAGTGTTGACATATGTCAATAGAATTGGATATCGAATACATACTACACATTAATGGGTTACCATTTCCCATCTGGTGGATGGACATTGGACAATAGGATTGCAACTGCTACCAAAGTTAGCAGGCATATTAGCATAAACTAATAAAGCTACATGAGTACGCCTTTATTCAATGATCCTCTAGTAGAATAAACTATTGTATGTACACTTACCTACACTTGTACATACACACATATGTATAGAAAACATATGATTTTAACTTAATCGAGAAAGTAGATTGAGGATTGACAGCTGTGTTAAGCCTTGTACTGGTTAGTAAGGTGAGTTACCTCCAATCTCCATGCTTCAATCATTcatataaaagaacaaaaatatgtTCTCAGTTTCGAATTAGTTGGCCTAACTTGCATTTAAGTCAGGAATTAGCAGTCGTCCTATTGATTAATCTTTCTGGCCTAAAGGCAAAAAGGAATGTTGTGGAGTAAAAATTACTTTATGACAATCCTTGCCATTCGGTTTTCTTCTGTAAATAACAATTTGAAGTAATCTGTAGTAAAGGGATGAGATCAAATAATTCACAAGAACACAGAAGAATCTTGAAAAGTATTGAAGTACATTATTAAAACACGTCCTATTGAATCATACCACTTTAAAGAGATTCCCGGCAATTCAAAGATGTCTTGTCTTGTACCAAGTAATGCCAATGGCAGCTTATTATTACATTATAGAGAATTGTGCCAAAAATTGAAGTTACTTGCAGTCGGTAGGCTTTCACAAGAAAGGTGGCTTCAAGCagtattagaaaaatatttactGAGCATCATGTTTGGATCCTATAATTCAAGTCTCTATGACAAAAATATGTTGCATGCAACTACCTTACAGTAAAAAATTTGATATGATAGTTATGAGGTTAATCTAATGGTATTGGGCAGTTCAAAATCTCACTGTCATTTAACAAATTCAAACTTCTGAGAATAAATAAAAgggcaagttttttttttttttttttccccatattaAATGGTCTAGTAAATTCAAAAGATGATGATTTTCATCACAAATAAGTCAGAGGGCGTGGCAATGTGTCTTGTAACAGCAATATTTAAAATCCATGCTTTGGGTTACACACTAACATGGTAGATGCTTATATTCATGAACAAATGCATATACTGGAAGAGAACATACTATTAGGCCTACACCCCTTAGTTTGATCAGTAGTCTTTAGTGGATCATCAAGATCTACAGAACAAGGGCAAGATATTCCAAGTTAATTTGTCTAGAAACTTCAAAAAGTTGTATAAATTATAGTATATCACTACAAGGCTTCTTGGCAAAGATAAGGTAAATATATAAAGGTGCATGacatttacaataaaaaaaaaacaacactaCATGATACAAAAGAAGTCCAGaaatgaattcaagaaaatacacGTCCAATGTGGGTTGCTTTTTGGCTCTCTTATTGACTACTTGATTATTGTCTAAAACTGTTCAAATTAGAACAGATTGCTATATTGTTCAATAGCTGTAGGTTAGTACAAACCTTCAGGAAGATACTTGGCGACCATACCCAAGCATAGAACGATTTAGCCAACAGCTTGACTTCGAAGACCAAGTCATGGGTTGATTCGCCTAATACCGGTAACACCAGATAGCATTGCCCAACATAGGCAATGTTCCCAGTTGTAAGCATGCAGTCCCAGTCCTTACCATGACCATGATTGCATCTAGAATTTTCACCGACCACCTAGAACTCACATGATCTCCATCTGAGGGTGCCTATTTGGTATGTTATGGCTTAATTAGCCTCCTTCATTCCTGTGTGTACGGTTTTTCTCATCACAAGCATGCAATTGGTTGTTATGAGGCTTCAGTATGTCTTGATCCCCTTTATCACAGTATGCGATTGATTATTCTAAGGTGTTATGCCCATAATTGGTTAACAAGTGATGCTTGGGATACTACATAGAGCTTACAAATTGGTATgtcatcaatcacaaaaaaaactttattttattaggtGGTTGAAGCCACAAATCACATTCATTTCCACAtcagtttgtaagttttatgtagtaaaatttgtagtagttttagaattttccttGGTTAATTCCCAATTGACACTTGTTGGTTCGATGAGTTATTTTGGTGAATAGTGCTAGAAGATTATGTGAAAAAGAAGGTGGTGAAGTTGTGATAAATCAGAAGTTCAGTTTTTAGCATTTGTTGGTTGGGTTTCACTTGATAGTGTTACATTTTCCCATTTGGGtcagtattttcagtttctagTGTACCTACGGGCCCACAATTTTTCTGCATGGTTTTgaattatttgttttgatttgagaGTCAGTGTGGAATTGAATGCTAGTAtacaacacatttttttatttccttatgATATACTTTCTATTGCTTCAATTCGTATCATAGAAGTATACACAACAGGCCCAAGTAATTGATGTCTTTCTACTTGGGAGAAAGAAGTTCAATTATTCGACTGATGGTACTAGGAATCCTAAGCATGCTTATAGGAGAGTTAAAGATGTGCAGATTAGGAGTGGTTTGTGGAATAGTATGGAGTCTAAGAAAAGAAGCAGTCTAGTATTTTTACCCACTGCACAACTTGGGTTGGAACAGGTTTGGGAAGTAAGGAACTTCAACTTCCCTTTCTAGGTGAAGTCATCAATCAACTAAGACATACCTCCTTACACCAATTTAATTATTCCATCATCTAGTGAGAAATCCACTTTTTCCATCATTATATCCGATGGTATATTTTCTAGAGGTGGTCATGGAGATCAGGAACAAGGGGGATAAGGACATTATTGAGGATGAAGTCTTTGTGAATCATACTGTAGGCTTTTGTTGGAATCAGCATGGTAATCCCCCTGCTCATCAAGTTAGTCTTCAAGAGGAGGAGAATACTTCAGTCACTTACACCAACATCAACTACTAGAGTAGTATCTATTTCTAAGGAAGAGCACCGCCACCTAGTGTCTTTCAAAGGAACAATATAGTCTCTTAGTGTCTGCACAACTACCTAATTCTGCAGCATCAACTTCCATTTCTACTCTATTTAGATAGTTATTCCCATTACTTCTCTCGCCACCTACAAATCTAAAGAGTCACAGATCACATGATTGCTACCTCTGGTTTGCTTTTTGACcttaagtattttaataatctTCCTTGTGTTACATTGGCAAATGGATCCACTACTACTATTTCTTAAGCATTGCTCATCTTAGTTCCACGCTGTCTCTATCTTGAGTCTTATCGGTCCGAAGCTATTTGGAATGGGCGGGTAAAACACAACACTAAATATTTACTTGTGCACGTGCATTTAATTCATACAATGTACATGTATTTGCTGTCATATATTAATCCATGGTTTTGTTATGTGCAGGATCCAGGGTCCATTACCTGCCGTAGCCGTAGTTCAGAGTTCTCCAAGCAACCTCCAATGGTGGACGACTGAGTGAGGAACATCATCAACACAGTTGGTTTGGAGGGACTCCTCTGGGTCCCGGGTAGAGAGATTGACAATGGCCTGATAACGGCCTTAGTGGAGCGATGGCGGCCTGAGACTTGCACCTTTCACATGCCACATGGTGAGGTCACCATCACATTGCAGGATGTGGAGGTTCTTCTCGGGATTCCTGTTGATGGTGACGCTATAATAGGGAGCACACAAGAAACTTGGGTGGATGTGTGCCGGGACTTCCTTGGCTTTCGACCTGTAAATCAAGACAACCATAAGCAACTTGATGGGCAGAGGATTCTCATCAACCGGCTTTTGGAAGAAGTTACTAATCCATTGCCGCCTAATGCTGAAGAGGATCAGTTGCATAAGTATGCACGATGCTACATCCTAGCGCTATTGGGGGACACAATATTCATGGACAAATCCGGCGATAGGGTGCATCTAATGTAGGTGCAGCAGTTGGAAGACCTTCACAACCCACGAAGGTGCAGTTGGGGAAGTGCTTGCCTTGCATGGTTATATCGAGAGCTATGCAGGGCAAACGAGGACATCAGTCAGATTGGTAGGTGCTTACTATTGCTCCAGTACTGGGCATGGGCCAGGTTCCCCTATTTGTGCCCGACAGTTGAGCGTGGCCCACCAGTGGGTGCTTATGGTCCTCCAGTACGTGGTCCACTATCCCTGAAGTAAGTCTCTACCTCATACTGCTATAACATACTGTTATGTGATCATTACCAACCCCAC
This region includes:
- the LOC126710140 gene encoding serine/threonine-protein phosphatase 7 long form homolog codes for the protein MPHGEVTITLQDVEVLLGIPVDGDAIIGSTQETWVDVCRDFLGFRPVNQDNHKQLDGQRILINRLLEEVTNPLPPNAEEDQLHKYARCYILALLGDTIFMDKSGDRVHLMANEDISQIGRCLLLLQYWAWARFPYLCPTVERGPPVGAYGPPVRGPLSLKWLWVPNKKNRPAHIFRDRYREQLASMLPDQVW